Proteins encoded by one window of Candidatus Shapirobacteria bacterium:
- a CDS encoding ABC-F family ATP-binding cassette domain-containing protein, whose product MIRVENLSFTWTDKPIFSGVNFSVSNGEKIGLVGVNGSGKTTLFKILAGQEQADDGRVTIDGKITFVPQEVKSDPILDNAKNVFDYLNVSNCPDYEVKRVLAGLGLTNLDTGVPPRVLSGGQKTRLALARAILGRGKILLLDEPTNFLDEEGKKWVINFITRFDGTVLLISHDLEFIGGKLDKIFYISPQTKGIDIYSGNYQSFIKLKTEKEALLKRQIETEQKHLTQMKKGLLKIAHFKSKKGVKARMNLQRRVEKMEDNMPIMPPEAKKIKLILPEPMWVGQMPLFTKNISKSFGPKKVLSKINLSIKRGYKTALLGPNGAGKSTLIKILLGQLIPDEGEVVRDPKLKWGYYCQELSDLIPELTLFETIKKLEGGLLEGQIRALLGRMLFVNDKVFQKVASLSGGEKTRLSIARLLAQNFNFLVLDEPTTYLDPLSQRLILESLKDYRGAMLIVSHNQAFIDELSVDQKLYLPENRIEEKLSI is encoded by the coding sequence ATGATTAGAGTAGAAAATTTATCATTTACCTGGACTGACAAGCCCATTTTTAGTGGCGTAAATTTTTCCGTCAGCAATGGGGAAAAAATTGGGCTAGTCGGTGTAAATGGATCCGGAAAAACTACCTTATTCAAAATATTAGCCGGACAGGAACAGGCCGACGATGGTCGTGTCACCATCGATGGAAAAATTACTTTTGTTCCCCAGGAAGTCAAATCCGATCCGATTTTAGATAACGCCAAAAACGTTTTTGATTATTTAAATGTCTCCAATTGTCCCGATTATGAGGTCAAGAGAGTTTTAGCCGGGTTGGGTCTGACAAACCTGGATACCGGTGTCCCTCCCCGGGTTTTAAGTGGTGGTCAAAAAACCAGGCTAGCATTAGCCAGAGCCATTTTGGGCAGGGGAAAAATTTTACTTCTTGATGAACCGACAAATTTTTTGGACGAAGAAGGCAAAAAGTGGGTGATCAATTTTATAACCCGCTTCGACGGGACAGTGCTTCTGATTTCTCATGACCTGGAATTTATCGGTGGGAAATTGGACAAAATTTTTTACATCAGTCCCCAAACCAAAGGTATAGATATTTATAGCGGTAATTATCAAAGTTTTATAAAGCTAAAAACCGAAAAAGAAGCCCTGTTGAAAAGACAAATCGAGACCGAACAAAAACATTTAACCCAAATGAAAAAAGGATTATTAAAGATCGCCCATTTTAAGTCAAAAAAAGGTGTCAAGGCCAGAATGAATCTTCAAAGAAGGGTGGAAAAGATGGAAGATAATATGCCCATCATGCCTCCCGAAGCCAAAAAAATCAAACTTATCCTACCGGAGCCGATGTGGGTGGGCCAAATGCCTCTTTTCACCAAAAACATCAGCAAATCCTTTGGCCCCAAAAAAGTTTTATCCAAAATTAATTTGTCCATTAAAAGAGGTTACAAGACCGCCCTTTTAGGTCCAAATGGGGCCGGTAAATCAACTTTGATCAAAATTTTGCTAGGGCAGCTAATTCCCGACGAAGGGGAAGTCGTCCGCGATCCAAAATTAAAATGGGGTTATTATTGTCAAGAATTATCCGACCTTATTCCGGAGTTAACTTTATTCGAAACCATCAAAAAACTAGAAGGTGGTCTCCTGGAGGGTCAAATCCGCGCTCTTTTGGGCCGCATGCTCTTTGTCAACGACAAAGTGTTTCAGAAAGTTGCATCGTTGTCCGGGGGAGAAAAAACCAGATTATCTATTGCCCGCCTACTTGCCCAAAATTTCAACTTTTTGGTTTTGGACGAACCCACCACCTATTTGGACCCTCTGTCGCAAAGATTGATATTGGAGTCTCTCAAAGACTACCGCGGTGCTATGTTGATTGTTTCGCACAATCAGGCATTTATCGACGAATTATCAGTCGATCAAAAACTTTATTTGCCTGAAAACCGTATTGAAGAAAAACTAAGTATTTAG
- a CDS encoding CxxC-x17-CxxC domain-containing protein produces MTYFNRDDRQDNRRSFGPKRDFGGRGGQSQDRRMYPAVCDECGRDCQVPFEPDGSKPIYCSNCFEKNQRGFEQRRPSFDRQPFDGGRKSDSGQSQNQTNDLLVSINSKLGKILDLLNSTKAKSGQKETREIEVVKPVKRAKKVIKLAEEIAATEEIKE; encoded by the coding sequence ATGACATATTTCAATAGAGACGACAGACAAGATAACCGGAGAAGTTTTGGACCCAAAAGAGATTTTGGCGGCCGAGGAGGACAGAGTCAAGATAGAAGAATGTACCCGGCGGTATGCGATGAGTGCGGACGGGATTGTCAGGTACCATTTGAACCGGATGGCAGTAAACCGATATATTGTTCAAATTGTTTCGAGAAAAATCAAAGAGGGTTTGAGCAGAGAAGACCAAGCTTTGACAGACAGCCATTTGACGGAGGAAGAAAAAGTGACTCCGGTCAAAGTCAAAACCAAACCAATGACCTGTTGGTTTCAATTAATTCGAAACTGGGAAAGATTTTGGATTTGTTGAACTCCACTAAAGCTAAATCCGGGCAAAAAGAAACTAGGGAGATTGAAGTAGTAAAACCTGTAAAAAGAGCTAAAAAAGTAATAAAGTTGGCCGAAGAAATAGCAGCGACTGAAGAGATAAAAGAATAG